The following are encoded together in the Oryzias melastigma strain HK-1 linkage group LG17, ASM292280v2, whole genome shotgun sequence genome:
- the LOC112151923 gene encoding frizzled-8, which produces MERRTSAWCVLVSLILHGTRCLAAKELQCQEISVPLCKGIGYNYTHMPNKFHHDTQDEAGLEVHQFWPLVEIKCSPDLRFFLCSMYTPICLEDYKKPLPPCRSVCERAKAGCAPLMRQYGFPWPDRMKCDLLPEQGNQDTLCMDYNRSQTTTVSPALAKPTNRPLKPYNKRKGPYGRTVPGKHKPAASPCEAGCSCRAPMVPVTSDPHPLHNRVQTGQILNCAMPCHNPYFTQEERTFTSFWIGLWSILCFISTFTTVATFLIDMERFKYPERPIIFLSACYMFVSVGYIVRLIAGHEEVACNAGNGAGHIHYETTGPALCTVVFLLIYFFGMASSIWWVILSLTWFLAAGMKWGNEAIASYSQYFHLAAWLIPSMKSIAVLALSSVDGDSVAGVCYVGNQNLDNLRGFVLAPLVIYLFIGTMFLLAGFVSLFRIRSVIKQGGTKTDKLERLMIRIGVFTVLYTVPATVIVACYFYEQHNRQAWEITHNCTCATEPSRQRPNYAVFMLKYFMCLLVGITSGAWIWSGKTLDTWRTFCTRCCWGSKASASSMYSDVSTGLTWRSGTASSVSCPKQMPLSRV; this is translated from the coding sequence ATGGAGAGGAGGACCTCTGCGTGGTGCGTGCTGGTAAGCCTCATCCTGCACGGGACGCGCTGCTTGGCGGCCAAAGAGCTGCAATGCCAGGAGATCTCCGTCCCTCTCTGCAAAGGAATCGGCTACAACTACACGCACATGCCGAACAAGTTTCACCACGACACGCAGGACGAAGCCGGGCTGGAGGTGCACCAGTTCTGGCCCCTGGTGGAGATAAAATGCTCCCCGGACTTGCGCTTCTTCCTGTGCAGCATGTACACCCCGATCTGTCTGGAGGACTACAAGAAGCCGCTGCCGCCGTGCAGGAGCGTGTGCGAGCGCGCCAAAGCCGGCTGCGCGCCGCTCATGAGGCAGTACGGATTCCCGTGGCCGGACCGGATGAAGTGTGACCTGCTGCCCGAGCAGGGCAACCAGGACACGCTGTGCATGGACTACAACCGCAGCCAGACCACCACCGTGTCCCCGGCGCTGGCCAAGCCCACCAACCGGCCCCTGAAGCCCTACAACAAGCGGAAGGGCCCCTACGGGCGCACCGTGCCAGGTAAACACAAACCCGCGGCGTCCCCGTGCGAGGCGGGCTGCTCCTGCCGCGCGCCCATGGTGCCCGTGACCAGCGACCCGCACCCGCTGCACAACCGGGTCCAAACGGGCCAGATCCTGAACTGCGCCATGCCGTGCCACAACCCGTACTTTACGCAGGAGGAGAGGACGTTCACGTCGTTCTGGATCGGCCTGTGGTCCATCCTCTGCTTCATCTCAACTTTCACCACCGTGGCCACGTTCCTGATCGACATGGAGAGGTTCAAGTACCCGGAGCGGCCCATCATCTTTCTGTCCGCCTGCTACATGTTCGTGTCAGTGGGATATATTGTCAGGCTGATTGCCGGGCACGAGGAGGTGGCGTGCAACGCGGGGAACGGCGCGGGGCACATCCACTACGAGACCACGGGCCCCGCGCTCTGCACCGTCGTCTTCCTGCTCATCTACTTCTTCGGCATGGCCAGCTCCATCTGGTGGGTGATCCTGTCGCTCACCTGGTTCCTGGCTGCAGGGATGAAGTGGGGCAACGAGGCGATAGCCAGCTACTCGCAGTACTTCCACCTGGCGGCCTGGCTCATCCCCAGCATGAAGTCCATCGCGGTTCTGGCGCTGAGCTCCGTGGACGGGGACTCGGTGGCTGGGGTGTGCTATGTGGGGAACCAGAACCTGGACAACCTGCGGGGGTTCGTGCTGGCGCCGCTGGTCATCTACCTGTTCATCGGCACCATGTTCCTGCTGGCCGGGTTCGTCTCCCTCTTCCGGATCAGGAGCGTCATCAAGCAGGGGGGCACCAAGACCGACAAGCTGGAACGCCTGATGATCCGGATCGGGGTCTTCACGGTTCTGTACACGGTCCCGGCCACCGTCATCGTGGCCTGTTACTTTTACGAGCAGCACAACCGGCAGGCGTGGGAGATTACGCACAACTGCACGTGCGCCACGGAGCCCAGCCGGCAGAGACCCAACTACGCCGTGTTCATGCTCAAGTACTTCATGTGTCTGCTGGTGGGGATCACGTCGGGGGCCTGGATCTGGTCCGGGAAGACCCTGGACACGTGGAGGACTTTCTGCACGCGCTGCTGCTGGGGCAGCAAAGCCTCCGCGAGCTCCATGTACAGCGACGTGAGCACGGGGCTGACGTGGAGGTCCGGCACGGCCAGCTCCGTCTCCTGCCCCAAACAGATGCCCTTGTCCCGGGTTTGA